The following proteins are encoded in a genomic region of Planktothrix tepida PCC 9214:
- a CDS encoding lipid-A-disaccharide synthase-related protein, which translates to MTVKILSLSNGHGEDAIAVRILQELQQQPHPLELAALPLVGLGQAYGQLDNVPIIGPVKSLPSGGFIYMDQDQLWRDLQAGLFPLILQQYQTLRQWVKQGGFILAVGDIVPLFLAWLSGANYAFVGTAKSEYYLRDEQGQLPLTQMWRWYRYFDSIYFPWECWLMKNSRCRGVFPRDTLTAQTLQKYSIPALDFGNPMMDDLEPITTRFHQPHLEQEERQRSLVITLLPGSRPPEVYHNWDLILQEVHNIIQGFTDPNQGLMVLPGNHVRSYQRLVFLAAISPGLELSSFCEPLTALGWQESSDLTQADLNFYWGHGDLIFSLEKATLILTNQGFNACLRLADVALAMAGTATEQFVGLGKPAIAIPGTGPQFTPTFADNQHRLLGPSLIVGQNPTEIPEILRSLLRNPDRLQLIAENGKRRLGQPGASRRIAEYLSTNFTF; encoded by the coding sequence ATGACGGTCAAAATTCTATCTTTGAGTAATGGTCATGGGGAGGATGCGATCGCAGTTCGGATTTTACAAGAACTTCAGCAACAACCCCACCCCCTAGAATTAGCCGCTTTACCCCTGGTGGGACTGGGACAAGCCTATGGTCAACTGGACAATGTACCGATTATTGGCCCGGTAAAATCTCTCCCTTCCGGGGGATTTATTTATATGGATCAAGACCAACTTTGGCGAGATCTCCAAGCCGGGTTATTTCCGTTAATTCTTCAGCAATATCAAACCCTTCGTCAGTGGGTCAAACAAGGGGGATTTATTCTCGCCGTTGGGGATATTGTTCCTTTGTTTTTAGCGTGGTTGAGTGGTGCTAATTATGCCTTTGTGGGGACAGCGAAATCGGAGTATTATTTGCGGGATGAACAGGGACAGTTACCCTTAACTCAAATGTGGCGATGGTATCGCTATTTTGATTCAATTTATTTTCCTTGGGAATGTTGGTTAATGAAAAATTCTCGCTGTCGCGGGGTATTTCCCAGAGATACATTAACGGCTCAAACGTTACAGAAATATTCTATTCCCGCCCTTGATTTTGGAAATCCCATGATGGATGATTTAGAGCCCATAACAACCCGTTTTCATCAACCCCATCTTGAACAGGAAGAAAGACAGCGATCGCTGGTCATTACCTTACTTCCCGGTTCTCGTCCTCCCGAAGTTTATCACAATTGGGACTTAATTTTACAGGAGGTTCACAATATTATTCAAGGGTTTACTGATCCGAATCAAGGTTTAATGGTTTTACCCGGAAATCATGTCCGTAGCTATCAACGGTTAGTGTTTCTAGCTGCGATTTCCCCCGGTTTAGAGTTATCCTCCTTTTGTGAACCTCTCACGGCTTTAGGGTGGCAAGAAAGCTCGGATTTAACCCAAGCTGATCTTAACTTTTATTGGGGTCATGGAGACTTAATATTTTCGTTGGAAAAGGCAACATTAATCTTAACAAATCAAGGGTTTAATGCGTGTTTAAGGTTAGCAGATGTAGCCCTTGCAATGGCAGGAACTGCAACGGAACAGTTTGTTGGTTTAGGGAAACCTGCGATCGCAATTCCCGGTACAGGGCCACAATTTACCCCAACCTTTGCTGATAATCAACACCGTCTATTAGGGCCATCCTTAATTGTTGGGCAAAATCCCACAGAAATTCCTGAAATCTTGCGATCGCTGCTTCGCAACCCGGATCGATTACAATTAATCGCAGAAAATGGCAAACGTCGCCTGGGACAGCCAGGAGCGAGTCGTCGCATTGCTGAATATTTATCAACAAATTTTACTTTTTAA
- the murQ gene encoding N-acetylmuramic acid 6-phosphate etherase, with amino-acid sequence MEQWESRGHLLTEQINASSQNLDQFSSLELVDLFNREDVQTLLAIARSRESLAQAIDLTTAALHQGGRLFYVGAGTSGRLGVLDAAECPPTFCTPPELVQGIIAGGAGALVRSSEDLEDQAEDGANVIALRQITHKDVVVGITAGGTTPYVQGALQAARQRGAKTVFIACVPVDQVEFEADVDIRLLVGPEILAGSTRLKAGTVTKMALNILSTSVMVKLGKVYGNRMIDVAVTNKKLQDRALRILMDLTEINREEAEFLLEKSGKSVKLALLMKWTGLDALSSQELLDQHQGQLRQAVLSLKK; translated from the coding sequence ATGGAACAGTGGGAGTCACGGGGACATTTATTAACCGAACAAATCAACGCGAGTAGTCAGAACTTAGATCAATTCAGTTCTTTAGAATTAGTCGATTTGTTCAACCGGGAAGATGTACAAACGTTACTGGCCATCGCCCGTTCCCGTGAATCATTGGCCCAAGCCATTGACCTGACTACTGCCGCCTTGCATCAGGGAGGGCGACTGTTTTACGTTGGTGCGGGAACCAGTGGCCGTTTAGGGGTTTTGGATGCGGCGGAATGTCCTCCCACCTTCTGCACCCCCCCAGAATTAGTACAGGGTATTATTGCGGGAGGGGCGGGGGCGTTAGTCCGCAGTTCTGAAGATTTGGAAGATCAAGCTGAAGATGGGGCAAATGTGATCGCCTTACGGCAAATTACCCATAAGGATGTGGTGGTTGGAATTACGGCCGGAGGGACGACACCTTATGTACAGGGGGCGTTACAAGCTGCCCGTCAACGGGGGGCAAAAACGGTGTTTATTGCTTGTGTTCCAGTAGACCAGGTAGAATTTGAAGCAGATGTGGATATTCGCTTATTAGTAGGGCCAGAAATTTTAGCAGGTTCGACTCGATTAAAAGCCGGAACGGTGACGAAAATGGCGTTAAATATTCTTTCAACTAGCGTCATGGTTAAGTTAGGAAAAGTCTATGGCAACCGCATGATTGATGTGGCAGTAACGAATAAAAAATTACAAGATCGAGCCTTAAGAATTTTAATGGATTTAACAGAAATTAATCGAGAAGAAGCCGAATTTTTATTAGAAAAAAGTGGAAAATCGGTGAAGTTGGCGTTATTGATGAAGTGGACAGGATTAGATGCCCTATCCAGTCAAGAATTATTAGATCAGCATCAAGGACAATTAAGACAAGCCGTATTAAGCCTTAAAAAGTAA